A portion of the Nitrospira sp. genome contains these proteins:
- the dapB gene encoding 4-hydroxy-tetrahydrodipicolinate reductase, giving the protein MINVIVAGAAGRMGCRLVALLAESTTLTLAGAIEGSKHPALGQDAGEVAGCGRTGVPITDDLSSLLGRGEAVIDFSSPHATLEHLSIVAHHRRAMVIGTTGFSVPQTQQIHELTGQVPCVLSPNMSVGVNLICKVIAEMARTLGDGYDIEVIEAHHRLKKDAPSGTALKLAEVLATAVGRDLAKVGVYERKGLIGERKKTEIGIQTVRAGDIVGDHTVLFGGVGERIEVIHRASSRDTFASGALRAACWVVGRPPGLYDMMDVLGLR; this is encoded by the coding sequence ATGATCAACGTCATCGTTGCAGGAGCTGCAGGACGAATGGGCTGCCGGCTTGTCGCCCTGCTGGCAGAATCGACGACCCTGACGCTCGCCGGCGCGATCGAAGGGAGCAAGCATCCGGCTCTGGGGCAGGATGCCGGTGAAGTCGCCGGGTGCGGACGTACGGGAGTCCCGATCACCGACGATCTCTCCTCGCTGCTCGGCCGAGGTGAAGCGGTCATTGATTTCTCCTCGCCGCACGCGACCTTGGAGCATCTCAGCATCGTCGCTCACCATCGTCGGGCCATGGTCATCGGCACGACGGGCTTCTCCGTTCCCCAGACCCAACAGATCCATGAATTAACCGGCCAGGTCCCCTGTGTGCTGTCACCCAACATGAGCGTCGGTGTCAATCTGATCTGCAAGGTGATCGCCGAAATGGCAAGGACACTCGGTGATGGGTACGATATCGAAGTGATCGAAGCGCACCACCGGCTCAAGAAGGATGCACCGAGCGGAACCGCGCTAAAGCTGGCGGAGGTCTTGGCGACCGCCGTCGGGCGGGACCTCGCGAAAGTCGGCGTGTACGAGCGGAAGGGTCTGATCGGCGAGCGGAAGAAGACCGAGATCGGGATTCAGACGGTCCGCGCAGGGGACATCGTGGGAGACCATACGGTCCTCTTCGGAGGCGTGGGCGAACGGATCGAAGTCATCCATCGGGCCAGCAGCCGGGATACCTTCGCGAGCGGAGCCCTGCGCGCGGCCTGCTGGGTCGTTGGTCGCCCGCCGGGCTTGTACGATATGATGGATGTGCTGGGGTTGCGGTGA
- the dapA gene encoding 4-hydroxy-tetrahydrodipicolinate synthase — protein sequence MFTGSLVAIVTPFKNGKVDEQAFGDLIEWQIACGTNGIIPCGTTGESATLSHEEHHRVVKLAVEVVRRRIPVIAGAGSNSTTEAISLTKHAKEAGADGALLITPYYNKPTQEGLYRHYKAIAEAVDLPQVLYNIPGRTGVNMLPTTVARLCGMKNIVGIKEGSGSVQQASDIALHCRERLTVLAGDDALTLPMMAVGAKGVVTVAANLVPSEMAKLVSTFLSGHVDESRNLHFRLSPLFAALFYETNPIPVKEALGLMGKITPDLRLPLCPMGAETKAQLTAVLKDLKLI from the coding sequence ATGTTTACCGGTTCATTAGTGGCCATCGTCACGCCATTCAAGAATGGCAAGGTGGATGAGCAGGCCTTCGGTGATTTGATCGAGTGGCAAATCGCCTGCGGCACGAATGGGATTATCCCCTGCGGCACGACGGGAGAATCCGCCACGTTGTCGCACGAAGAGCACCATCGAGTCGTGAAACTCGCGGTTGAGGTCGTCCGGCGACGGATTCCGGTCATTGCGGGAGCCGGCTCCAACAGCACGACGGAGGCGATTTCGCTGACCAAGCATGCTAAAGAAGCCGGAGCGGACGGTGCGCTCCTGATCACCCCGTACTACAACAAGCCCACGCAGGAAGGCTTATATCGACATTACAAGGCTATCGCCGAGGCGGTCGATTTACCGCAGGTGCTCTATAACATCCCCGGGCGGACGGGCGTGAACATGCTGCCCACCACGGTGGCCCGTCTGTGCGGGATGAAGAATATCGTGGGAATCAAGGAAGGTAGTGGTTCGGTGCAACAGGCATCCGACATCGCCCTGCATTGCCGCGAGCGGTTGACAGTCCTTGCCGGTGACGATGCTCTCACGCTTCCAATGATGGCGGTCGGGGCGAAGGGCGTCGTCACGGTTGCGGCCAATCTCGTGCCCTCAGAGATGGCCAAGCTGGTTTCCACGTTTTTATCGGGACACGTTGACGAGTCGCGGAATCTCCACTTCCGATTGTCCCCGCTCTTTGCCGCGTTGTTTTACGAGACCAACCCGATTCCCGTCAAGGAGGCCTTGGGCCTGATGGGCAAGATTACACCTGACCTGAGGTTGCCGCTCTGTCCCATGGGGGCCGAGACCAAGGCACAACTCACCGCGGTGCTCAAGGACCTGAAACTCATTTAG
- the lysA gene encoding diaminopimelate decarboxylase, with protein sequence MHSFEYRHGELYCEHVPVSQIAKEVGTPCYIYSHATLTRHFRAYDGAFKDIPHVVAFAMKANSNLAILRLMAKEGSGVDIVSGGELFRALKAGVPPSKIVFAGVGKSANEIRDALRAGILMFNVESSAELRAIDEVARSVGRKARVALRINPDIDPKTHPYISTGLKKSKFGIAADRALEEYKLASSLGHIDIVGVHAHIGSQLTEVTPFVEALKKVVALVEALKTQGIGIQYLNVGGGLGITYSDEKPPLPKDLAEAISPLVKGQNLTLVMEPGRVIVGNAGILLTRALYQKDGEAKRFVIVDAAMNDLIRPSLYSAYHDIRPVSEALLAKPKRAVDVVGPVCESGDFLAKDRTLPEVNPGDLLAVMSAGAYGFVMASNYNSRPRVPEVLVKDAEVHVIRARETYEDLVRGETIPAFLS encoded by the coding sequence ATGCATAGCTTCGAATATCGCCACGGCGAACTCTATTGCGAGCACGTGCCGGTTAGCCAGATCGCTAAGGAGGTCGGTACTCCCTGCTACATCTACAGCCATGCGACGTTGACTCGTCATTTCCGAGCGTACGACGGGGCGTTCAAGGACATTCCGCACGTCGTCGCATTTGCGATGAAGGCGAACTCCAATCTGGCGATTTTGCGTCTGATGGCCAAGGAAGGCAGCGGAGTCGACATCGTCTCGGGCGGGGAATTGTTCCGGGCCCTCAAAGCGGGAGTGCCGCCGTCGAAAATCGTGTTTGCGGGGGTCGGCAAGAGCGCCAACGAGATCCGCGACGCCTTGAGGGCGGGCATTTTGATGTTCAACGTCGAATCCTCCGCCGAGCTCAGGGCGATCGACGAGGTGGCGCGTTCTGTCGGAAGAAAGGCGCGGGTCGCTTTGCGGATCAATCCCGATATCGATCCCAAGACCCACCCGTATATTTCGACGGGACTCAAGAAGAGCAAGTTCGGCATCGCCGCCGACAGGGCATTGGAGGAATACAAACTGGCATCCTCCCTGGGCCACATCGACATCGTGGGCGTCCATGCCCATATCGGATCGCAATTGACCGAAGTGACGCCGTTCGTTGAGGCGTTGAAGAAAGTCGTGGCTCTGGTCGAGGCGCTGAAGACGCAGGGCATCGGAATCCAATACTTGAATGTGGGAGGCGGTCTCGGCATCACCTACTCCGACGAGAAGCCGCCGCTGCCGAAGGATTTGGCGGAGGCGATTTCCCCTTTGGTCAAGGGCCAGAATCTGACGTTGGTTATGGAACCGGGCCGGGTGATCGTGGGCAATGCCGGTATTCTCTTGACGCGGGCGCTGTATCAGAAGGACGGGGAGGCCAAGCGCTTCGTGATCGTCGATGCGGCGATGAACGATTTGATCAGACCCAGTCTCTATAGCGCCTATCACGATATCCGCCCCGTCTCGGAAGCGTTGCTGGCGAAACCCAAGCGTGCAGTCGACGTCGTCGGCCCGGTCTGCGAGTCCGGTGATTTTCTGGCAAAGGATCGCACGCTGCCCGAAGTGAACCCCGGCGATCTCCTGGCCGTGATGAGTGCTGGGGCCTATGGGTTCGTGATGGCGTCCAATTACAACTCCCGGCCGCGGGTGCCGGAAGTGTTGGTGAAGGATGCCGAAGTGCATGTCATCCGGGCGCGGGAAACCTACGAGGATTTGGTAAGAGGCGAGACGATTCCCGCGTTTTTGAGCTAG
- a CDS encoding radical SAM protein, with the protein MQLIQPTRQAPHLTRTATKRLLLVDPYPRNSQYHLTASERRAVWFPKLSLPTIAAYTPEHWQVELVDEAVEDIEFDYPCDMVGISIMTCYAPRAYEIAKEFRQRGKTVVLGGVHPTYCPDEALQYADAIVCGEAEDLWPQLVADYEAGTLQRTYRMTSFPTLEHYKSPRVELLSPDSYMTRQCSFTTRGCHFDCEFCSVSPFNGKTTRRRPVEEVVTELQNVQRWIRSELVERLRDEPIWKAFLLGLRIRVGIEDGSIVAFVDDLHNSNRAYCRELWTALKPLKIKWGCQSTLFLADDEEMVKLAAESGCVSVFVGMESLDEDCLDETNKPFNRVKKFSQEIKMFHDYGIMVNPGIVFGFDNDDEAVFERAVEFLTKNQVELAYFNVLTPLPGTALYERYNSAGRIFDRDWSKYDGKHVVFRPSRMTPEQLQEGFHWANHQFYSLPNIFNRLSGTKQRLIARWEMNREFRKLVKRSCPQGTLSPLASVLKNLQAKLPVFDTEQLIPSALHALKQRLDPQALSPEQLALNIKVKRHDKFAALIVDLEGTLDRLNAQELINRMKVAAEKARMDIIVNFEHLKLAAPDALKALVDAEAIKRAIPNVKVRYRKFTDAFETALQGLSLAGLEILSEDLQDA; encoded by the coding sequence ATGCAATTGATTCAGCCGACCCGTCAAGCCCCGCACCTCACTCGGACTGCGACCAAACGGCTGCTGCTGGTGGATCCCTATCCCCGCAACAGTCAGTATCATCTGACCGCGTCGGAACGGCGGGCGGTATGGTTTCCCAAGCTGAGCCTCCCGACGATCGCCGCGTATACGCCGGAGCATTGGCAGGTGGAGTTGGTCGATGAGGCGGTCGAAGACATTGAGTTCGACTATCCATGCGATATGGTGGGGATCTCGATCATGACCTGTTATGCGCCGAGGGCATATGAGATCGCCAAGGAGTTTCGCCAACGGGGCAAGACCGTGGTGCTGGGCGGGGTGCATCCCACGTATTGCCCCGATGAAGCCCTGCAATATGCGGATGCGATCGTGTGTGGGGAGGCCGAAGACCTCTGGCCCCAGCTGGTGGCCGATTATGAAGCGGGGACATTGCAGCGGACGTACAGAATGACGTCGTTCCCCACGCTGGAACACTACAAGAGCCCTCGTGTGGAGTTGCTAAGTCCCGACTCGTATATGACCCGCCAATGCAGCTTTACCACGAGAGGCTGCCACTTTGATTGCGAGTTCTGCAGTGTCTCGCCGTTCAACGGCAAGACCACTCGTCGGCGGCCCGTTGAAGAAGTCGTGACGGAACTGCAAAATGTGCAGCGGTGGATCCGAAGCGAATTGGTTGAACGATTGAGAGACGAACCGATCTGGAAGGCCTTCCTGCTCGGACTGCGGATCCGCGTGGGCATCGAAGACGGCAGCATTGTGGCATTTGTAGACGACCTCCACAACAGTAACCGCGCCTATTGCCGGGAACTCTGGACCGCGTTGAAGCCCCTGAAGATCAAGTGGGGATGCCAGTCCACACTGTTCCTGGCTGATGATGAGGAGATGGTTAAGTTGGCGGCGGAGAGCGGTTGCGTCTCGGTGTTCGTCGGCATGGAATCGCTGGATGAAGACTGCCTCGACGAGACCAATAAGCCGTTCAATCGGGTGAAAAAGTTCTCCCAAGAGATAAAAATGTTCCACGATTACGGGATCATGGTCAATCCAGGAATCGTCTTCGGCTTCGACAATGACGATGAGGCCGTGTTCGAGCGCGCGGTCGAATTCCTAACGAAAAACCAAGTCGAACTCGCCTATTTCAACGTCTTGACGCCGCTTCCCGGCACCGCTCTGTATGAGCGTTACAACAGCGCCGGACGGATCTTCGATCGCGATTGGTCCAAGTACGACGGCAAGCACGTCGTATTTCGGCCGAGCCGCATGACGCCGGAACAATTGCAGGAGGGATTCCATTGGGCCAACCATCAGTTCTATTCCTTGCCGAACATCTTTAACCGCCTCTCGGGCACGAAGCAGCGGCTGATTGCGCGGTGGGAAATGAATCGCGAGTTCAGAAAACTGGTCAAACGAAGCTGTCCGCAGGGAACCCTGTCGCCACTGGCCTCGGTGCTCAAGAACCTCCAGGCCAAGCTTCCGGTGTTCGATACGGAGCAACTGATCCCCAGCGCGCTGCACGCCCTCAAGCAACGCCTCGATCCTCAGGCGCTGTCTCCCGAGCAATTGGCGCTCAATATCAAGGTCAAGCGACACGATAAGTTCGCGGCGCTCATTGTCGACCTCGAAGGGACCCTCGACCGGTTGAACGCGCAGGAATTGATCAACCGCATGAAGGTAGCGGCCGAGAAGGCGCGGATGGACATCATCGTGAATTTCGAGCATTTGAAACTGGCGGCCCCGGACGCCCTCAAAGCGTTGGTGGATGCGGAAGCCATCAAGCGTGCCATCCCGAACGTCAAGGTGCGGTACCGCAAGTTTACGGATGCGTTTGAGACGGCGTTGCAGGGACTCTCCCTGGCCGGGTTGGAAATCCTCAGCGAGGATCTTCAGGATGCATAG
- the argH gene encoding argininosuccinate lyase: MAAGGDRQHRPAAGGKAWEGRFREKTNRLVEAFTGSVGVDRRMYAEDIQGSIAHCKTLKKAGVLSAADTTAIVRGLEAVRAELDRGRFRFLPEDEDIHMAIERRLTEMIGPVGGKLHTGRSRNDQVALDIRLYLRSQLDRLQAELQEFQRVLVAKAKAHRAVVMPGYTHLQRAQPVLFAHHLLAYVDMMARDKSRLRDAYARLNVMPLGSGALAGTNYPVDRRYTARLLGFPGVTTNSLDAVSDRDFMIEVTAALSIVMMHLSRMSEELIVWSSQEFRFVDLPDGFCTGSSMMPQKKNPDVPELIRGKTGRVYGQLMNLLTTLKALPLSYNRDLQEDKPALFDALDTVMSSVRVLTELMRRLKVNQEVLAEAVRTGHLLATELADYLVVRGVPFREAHAVTGRIVLAALDSKRELADFSLDELRLFSDRIDKEVFARVSVPAAINRKAQIGSTARVRVEQRIKELERSL, from the coding sequence ATGGCTGCCGGAGGCGACCGTCAGCATAGGCCGGCAGCCGGCGGGAAGGCCTGGGAAGGACGGTTCCGTGAAAAGACAAACCGGTTGGTGGAAGCCTTTACCGGCTCGGTCGGCGTCGACCGCCGCATGTATGCCGAGGACATCCAAGGCAGCATCGCCCATTGCAAAACGCTGAAGAAGGCGGGCGTCTTGTCGGCGGCCGACACCACCGCCATCGTTCGCGGTCTGGAAGCCGTGCGGGCCGAACTGGATCGTGGACGGTTTCGATTCTTGCCAGAGGATGAAGACATTCACATGGCGATCGAACGACGCTTGACGGAGATGATAGGTCCTGTTGGCGGCAAGCTGCATACCGGCCGGAGCCGAAACGATCAAGTCGCATTGGACATCCGGCTGTACCTCCGCAGTCAATTAGATCGCTTGCAGGCGGAGTTGCAGGAATTTCAACGGGTCCTGGTCGCCAAGGCGAAGGCCCATCGCGCCGTCGTGATGCCGGGCTACACGCATCTACAGCGGGCTCAGCCCGTACTCTTTGCCCATCACCTCCTGGCGTACGTGGATATGATGGCGCGGGACAAGAGCCGGTTGCGCGATGCCTATGCGCGGCTCAATGTCATGCCGTTGGGATCGGGAGCCCTGGCCGGCACAAATTATCCCGTAGACCGCCGCTATACGGCGAGATTGTTGGGGTTCCCCGGCGTGACGACGAACAGTCTCGACGCGGTCTCGGATCGCGACTTCATGATCGAAGTCACTGCGGCACTCTCGATCGTGATGATGCATCTGTCCCGTATGAGTGAAGAATTGATCGTCTGGTCATCACAGGAGTTTCGATTTGTCGATTTGCCGGATGGATTCTGTACCGGCAGTAGTATGATGCCTCAGAAGAAGAACCCGGACGTTCCGGAACTCATCCGGGGGAAGACCGGCCGAGTCTATGGACAGTTGATGAATCTCTTGACTACATTGAAGGCTCTGCCGCTCAGTTATAATAGGGACCTGCAGGAGGACAAGCCGGCGCTGTTCGACGCACTGGATACGGTCATGTCCTCGGTGCGGGTCTTGACCGAGTTGATGCGGCGCCTAAAGGTGAATCAAGAGGTCTTGGCGGAAGCCGTTCGGACCGGGCATCTCCTCGCGACGGAGTTGGCGGACTATCTGGTCGTACGAGGCGTACCCTTTCGAGAGGCTCATGCGGTGACCGGCCGGATCGTCCTGGCTGCGTTGGACAGCAAGCGAGAACTTGCCGACTTTTCATTGGACGAACTGCGGCTGTTTTCCGACCGCATCGATAAAGAAGTCTTTGCTCGTGTATCCGTCCCGGCTGCCATCAACCGGAAGGCGCAGATAGGCAGCACGGCTCGAGTTCGGGTAGAGCAGCGCATCAAGGAGTTGGAGCGGTCGTTGTGA
- a CDS encoding argininosuccinate synthase, whose amino-acid sequence MTRPINKVVLAYSGGLDTSVILKWLQETYEAEVIAFCADLGQGEDLKAVKAKAQALGVKKVYVEDLRETFVTDYVFPMLRGNALYEGSYLLGTSIARPLIARRQAEIALKEGADAVSHGATGKGNDQVRFELTYTALAPRLKVIAPWREWTMRSRRELIEYAERHHIPITATKAKPYSMDLNLFHVSYEGGILEDPWEAPPDEIFQMTVSPEQAPNRALEVAIEYEAGNPVAVDGKKMSPARLLAHLNKLGGTHGIGRVDLVENRYVGMKSRGVYETPGGTILHVAHRGLESLTMDREVLHLRDSLIPRYADLIYNGYWFSPEREMIQTAIDEAQRDVTGVARVKLYKGNCILVGRRSKQSLYRLDIATFEEDEVYDQKDAEGFIRLNALRLKIRAQRRKVSS is encoded by the coding sequence ATGACTCGTCCTATCAACAAAGTGGTGCTTGCCTATTCCGGCGGGCTCGATACGTCGGTCATCCTGAAATGGCTTCAGGAAACGTATGAAGCCGAGGTCATTGCGTTTTGTGCCGATCTCGGCCAGGGAGAAGATCTCAAGGCCGTCAAGGCAAAAGCGCAGGCTCTTGGGGTGAAAAAGGTCTACGTAGAGGATCTCCGCGAGACGTTCGTGACGGACTATGTGTTTCCTATGTTGCGCGGGAATGCCCTGTACGAAGGGTCGTACCTCTTGGGTACGTCGATCGCGCGACCACTGATTGCCCGCCGTCAGGCCGAGATTGCCTTGAAGGAAGGGGCCGATGCCGTCTCGCATGGAGCCACGGGCAAGGGAAACGACCAGGTTCGGTTCGAGCTGACCTATACAGCGCTCGCTCCCCGACTCAAGGTCATTGCTCCGTGGCGGGAATGGACCATGCGATCTCGCCGGGAATTGATCGAGTACGCCGAGCGACATCACATTCCTATCACGGCGACCAAGGCCAAGCCGTACAGCATGGATTTAAATCTGTTTCACGTGAGTTACGAAGGAGGTATTCTGGAAGATCCGTGGGAAGCGCCGCCGGATGAGATCTTTCAGATGACGGTTTCGCCGGAGCAAGCGCCGAACAGGGCGCTCGAAGTCGCCATCGAGTACGAAGCGGGAAACCCCGTAGCCGTAGACGGGAAAAAGATGAGTCCGGCGCGGTTGCTCGCCCATCTCAACAAGTTGGGCGGGACACACGGGATCGGACGCGTCGATCTCGTGGAAAATCGCTATGTCGGCATGAAGTCGCGCGGTGTCTACGAGACGCCGGGGGGAACGATTCTCCATGTCGCCCATCGGGGGCTTGAGTCCCTGACGATGGATCGCGAGGTGCTGCATCTCAGGGACAGTTTGATTCCGCGCTATGCGGATCTGATTTACAACGGATACTGGTTTAGCCCCGAGCGGGAGATGATCCAGACGGCGATCGACGAGGCCCAACGAGATGTGACCGGCGTCGCGCGGGTCAAACTCTACAAGGGGAACTGCATCCTCGTCGGTCGCCGGTCGAAGCAGTCGCTGTACCGCCTCGATATCGCTACGTTTGAGGAAGATGAGGTGTATGACCAGAAGGACGCGGAAGGCTTCATTCGTTTGAATGCGTTGCGTCTGAAAATCCGAGCGCAGCGAAGGAAGGTCTCGTCCTGA
- the argF gene encoding ornithine carbamoyltransferase: MNRRPRHRTGLGKDLLDVAAIPRGEIEYLLTLAARLKDKQRRGISHPLLQGKTLGLLFQKPSTRTRVSFEAGMNQLGGHALVLPMGDIQLSRGESVADTARVLSRYLDGIVVRTYDHASVEEWAAEATMPVINGLTDLSHPCQALSDLLTIREKKGTLRGLKVAYVGDGNNVANSLIEAAAKMGMTIALGCPSGYQPDQHVVDRARVVAAGTGATIELGHDPQVAVKEADVIYADVWISMGREREQARRLKVLAPYQVNSRLVGRAKPDVIVMHCLPAHRGEEITEEVLDGSQSVVIDQAENRLHMQKAILTRLLGKRKQRAS, translated from the coding sequence ATGAACCGACGACCTCGTCACAGGACGGGATTGGGGAAAGATCTGCTGGACGTCGCGGCGATCCCGCGAGGCGAGATCGAGTACCTCCTCACCCTCGCTGCCCGCTTGAAAGACAAGCAGCGCCGCGGGATTTCCCATCCACTGCTCCAAGGCAAGACGCTGGGACTCCTGTTCCAGAAGCCCTCGACGCGCACCAGGGTTTCGTTCGAAGCGGGTATGAATCAGTTGGGCGGCCATGCGCTGGTCTTGCCGATGGGCGATATTCAGCTGTCGCGCGGCGAAAGCGTTGCCGACACGGCGAGGGTGTTGTCGCGGTATCTCGACGGGATCGTCGTCCGCACCTATGACCATGCCAGCGTGGAGGAGTGGGCTGCCGAAGCCACCATGCCGGTGATCAACGGGTTGACCGATCTCAGTCACCCCTGTCAGGCATTGTCGGATCTGCTGACGATCCGCGAGAAAAAGGGGACGCTCCGCGGTCTGAAGGTCGCGTACGTGGGGGACGGCAACAATGTCGCGAATTCACTCATCGAAGCGGCTGCGAAAATGGGTATGACGATCGCGCTCGGCTGTCCGTCCGGCTACCAACCGGACCAACACGTCGTTGATCGGGCGAGGGTGGTGGCGGCCGGCACGGGAGCCACCATCGAACTTGGGCACGACCCGCAGGTCGCGGTTAAGGAAGCGGACGTGATCTATGCTGATGTGTGGATCAGCATGGGCCGAGAACGCGAACAAGCGCGACGTCTCAAGGTGTTGGCTCCCTACCAGGTGAACAGCCGTCTCGTCGGCCGGGCGAAACCCGATGTAATCGTCATGCATTGTTTGCCAGCGCATCGGGGGGAGGAGATTACCGAGGAAGTGCTGGATGGCTCACAATCGGTCGTCATCGACCAGGCCGAAAATCGATTGCATATGCAGAAGGCCATTTTGACCAGACTTTTGGGTAAAAGGAAACAACGCGCATCATGA
- a CDS encoding acetylornithine transaminase yields MPTEELKNTGDQILMGTYGRQPISIVRGRGIKVYDLEGREYTDFVAGVAVNLLGHGHPDLVAAVQRQAAQLIHASNLYHTEPQVKLAQMLVDHSFAERVFFCNSGAEANEAAIKLARRYSHGKYGPGRHEIVTMKNSFHGRTMATLTATGQDKVQTGYEPLLPGFSYVEFNHFAKLEQAVADKTAAIMIEPIQGEGGVHVADREYLKAVRELCSRRDVLLIFDEVQTGMGRTGTLFAYEQFGVEPDIMTLAKGLGGGMPIGACLAKDSVAQAFTPGSHGSTFGGNPLACAAALAVFRVLLEGRVLDQARQMGEYLVKGLLECKDRHHAVRAVRGLGLLQGMEVEMDAKSVVSGCLRRGVLINATSERVLRFIPPLIVVERDIDRLIEVLSHVFNRQAIESPGH; encoded by the coding sequence ATGCCCACCGAAGAGCTGAAGAACACGGGTGATCAAATCTTGATGGGAACGTACGGCCGCCAGCCGATCTCGATCGTGAGAGGCCGGGGGATCAAAGTGTACGACCTCGAAGGACGGGAATACACCGATTTCGTCGCCGGAGTGGCCGTCAATCTGTTGGGACACGGGCATCCGGATCTAGTCGCCGCTGTTCAGCGTCAGGCGGCTCAGCTCATCCATGCGTCCAACCTCTATCACACTGAGCCGCAGGTCAAGTTGGCTCAGATGCTTGTCGATCACTCCTTTGCCGAGCGAGTCTTCTTCTGTAACAGCGGAGCGGAGGCCAACGAGGCGGCGATCAAGCTGGCCCGACGCTATTCGCACGGCAAGTATGGACCCGGTCGGCACGAGATCGTGACCATGAAGAATTCGTTTCACGGCCGCACGATGGCGACCCTCACGGCAACGGGCCAGGACAAAGTCCAGACAGGATATGAGCCGCTGCTTCCCGGCTTCTCCTATGTCGAATTCAATCATTTTGCGAAGCTGGAACAAGCCGTCGCCGACAAGACTGCGGCGATCATGATCGAGCCGATCCAAGGCGAGGGAGGCGTGCACGTCGCCGATCGTGAATACCTAAAGGCAGTGCGCGAGCTGTGCTCACGTCGGGACGTGCTTCTGATTTTCGACGAAGTGCAAACCGGCATGGGGCGCACCGGGACACTCTTCGCGTATGAACAGTTCGGAGTTGAGCCGGATATCATGACCTTGGCCAAAGGGCTCGGTGGAGGCATGCCGATCGGCGCCTGTCTCGCCAAAGATTCGGTGGCGCAGGCATTCACGCCAGGTTCGCACGGGTCCACCTTCGGCGGCAATCCGCTCGCATGCGCGGCGGCGCTGGCGGTGTTTCGCGTATTGCTCGAAGGCCGAGTGCTCGATCAAGCGAGGCAGATGGGCGAGTATTTGGTGAAGGGACTCCTGGAATGTAAAGACCGCCATCATGCAGTGCGCGCGGTACGAGGGCTTGGCCTCCTGCAAGGAATGGAAGTGGAGATGGATGCCAAGAGCGTCGTCAGTGGATGCTTGAGGCGGGGGGTCCTCATCAACGCGACCAGCGAACGCGTTTTGCGATTCATACCCCCGCTGATTGTTGTCGAGCGGGACATCGATCGGTTGATCGAGGTCTTGTCCCACGTATTCAACCGGCAAGCGATCGAATCGCCGGGGCATTGA
- a CDS encoding DUF2628 domain-containing protein — MQPCPQCTQQNQDGSKYCYQCGAILSSNVEAQPAFSSTENTPLTDLDLLRAFIGPHSERYLEQFRKFGSAQAPQFAPTWNWPAFLFISFLWFLYRKMYLYAMVYAVGPMVSTYLTGDLTVGIVWSIMAGATGNYIYYWHCREQIGEIKRRSGEDPAKRERAIREAGGVQPYVIWVGIAFYMLFLLAMFKMAQEELSDRGRHPTKPAQPAALIEA, encoded by the coding sequence ATGCAACCCTGTCCTCAGTGCACTCAACAGAACCAGGACGGTTCCAAATATTGCTATCAATGCGGAGCGATTCTCTCTTCGAACGTCGAGGCTCAACCTGCCTTCTCTTCGACTGAGAACACGCCCCTCACGGACCTCGACCTGTTGAGGGCCTTCATCGGCCCCCACTCGGAGCGATATCTAGAGCAATTCAGGAAATTCGGATCGGCGCAGGCACCTCAGTTCGCCCCGACGTGGAATTGGCCGGCCTTTCTGTTCATTTCCTTCCTCTGGTTCCTGTACAGAAAGATGTATCTCTATGCGATGGTCTATGCGGTCGGCCCCATGGTGTCCACCTATCTGACAGGCGACCTCACGGTCGGCATCGTCTGGAGCATCATGGCTGGCGCGACAGGCAATTACATCTATTACTGGCATTGTCGCGAACAGATCGGTGAGATCAAGCGCAGGAGCGGAGAGGATCCCGCAAAGCGCGAACGAGCGATCCGAGAGGCCGGCGGCGTGCAGCCTTACGTGATCTGGGTCGGCATCGCCTTCTACATGCTCTTTCTGCTGGCCATGTTCAAGATGGCCCAGGAAGAACTCTCAGACAGAGGTCGCCACCCTACCAAGCCGGCTCAACCGGCGGCGCTGATTGAGGCCTGA